Proteins encoded together in one Solidesulfovibrio fructosivorans JJ] window:
- a CDS encoding LysM peptidoglycan-binding domain-containing protein, which translates to MRYGRALTVAILLGLVVSGCSKEDPQAFSKVDYNKDGKIIFEELIVAFPDMTVEEFLAADADRNGTLDEKEYQRLREARASGKKLDASSASAKPAAQPAKPAAEQKPAEAAKPADAAKPAEQPKAETTPAPAAPAAAAPEPAKPAEQQKVEAAAPAAPAQAPAPAKESATPAPAAPAAETVTVEVQSTPDMTYTVGRGDTLTRIAKKFDVSVKALMEANDLKNADHLEAGATLTIPSANGGQAAAQPVPPAVADIVTGYFTKSASGDINGLIDYYADKVEYYKKGKSGKDIVRQDKAAYFARWPERTYEPGKASVRKLKNGDLRVTVPSGFAVKKGDKSVRGKAVFTFLLHPSGDTYRIVGEQSRVTEKK; encoded by the coding sequence ATGAGATACGGTCGCGCGCTTACTGTGGCGATCCTTTTGGGACTTGTCGTCAGCGGGTGCAGCAAGGAAGACCCGCAGGCGTTTTCCAAGGTCGATTACAACAAGGACGGCAAGATCATTTTCGAGGAACTCATCGTGGCGTTCCCGGACATGACCGTCGAGGAGTTTCTGGCCGCCGACGCCGACCGCAACGGCACCCTGGATGAGAAGGAATACCAGCGGCTGCGCGAGGCCCGGGCTTCCGGCAAGAAGCTCGACGCCTCCTCCGCCTCGGCCAAGCCGGCCGCACAGCCCGCCAAGCCCGCCGCCGAGCAAAAGCCGGCCGAAGCGGCCAAACCGGCTGACGCGGCCAAGCCGGCTGAGCAGCCAAAGGCCGAAACGACGCCCGCTCCGGCCGCGCCCGCGGCTGCTGCTCCGGAACCGGCCAAGCCGGCCGAGCAGCAAAAGGTCGAAGCCGCCGCTCCGGCCGCGCCCGCCCAGGCTCCGGCCCCGGCGAAAGAGTCCGCCACTCCCGCGCCAGCCGCCCCGGCCGCCGAGACCGTGACCGTGGAGGTCCAGTCGACCCCCGACATGACCTATACCGTGGGGCGCGGCGATACGCTCACGCGCATCGCCAAGAAGTTCGACGTCTCGGTCAAGGCGCTCATGGAGGCCAATGACCTCAAGAACGCGGACCACCTCGAGGCCGGGGCCACCCTGACCATTCCCTCCGCCAACGGCGGACAGGCCGCCGCCCAGCCCGTGCCGCCGGCCGTGGCCGACATCGTGACCGGCTACTTCACCAAGAGCGCCTCGGGCGACATCAACGGCCTGATCGACTATTACGCCGACAAGGTGGAGTATTATAAAAAGGGCAAGAGCGGAAAGGACATCGTGCGCCAGGACAAGGCGGCCTACTTCGCCCGCTGGCCCGAACGGACCTACGAGCCGGGCAAGGCCTCGGTGCGAAAGCTGAAAAACGGCGACCTGCGCGTGACCGTGCCCTCGGGATTCGCCGTCAAAAAGGGCGACAAGAGCGTGCGGGGCAAGGCGGTGTTTACCTTCCTGCTGCATCCCTCCGGCGACACCTACCGGATCGTGGGCGAGCAAAGCCGGGTGACGGAGAAGAAGTAG
- the pgl gene encoding 6-phosphogluconolactonase: MSARAKAFPSPAAMTEAALAYVAEAARESVAARGRFALALSGGSTPLPLYAAMARRGFGAPPQDTLFFFGDERLVPVGDPRSNFGAISPILFTPSPIPVGNIRPMPVEITPPAAAAATYEEEIRQAFGAGLGAIPRFDLILLGMGPDGHTASIFPGGPIVAVQDKLVADAPSPSTVQPQVPRLTFTFPLINAARRVLFLVTAKGKEQALRQALTDTPDPAVPASLARPQDGELVWMIDEAGR; encoded by the coding sequence ATGAGCGCCCGGGCGAAAGCCTTCCCGAGCCCGGCCGCCATGACCGAAGCGGCCCTGGCCTATGTGGCCGAGGCGGCGCGGGAGTCGGTGGCGGCCCGGGGCCGGTTCGCCCTGGCCCTGTCCGGCGGCTCGACCCCGCTGCCGCTCTACGCCGCCATGGCCCGCCGGGGCTTTGGCGCGCCGCCGCAGGACACGCTCTTTTTCTTCGGCGACGAGCGCCTCGTGCCCGTGGGCGATCCGCGCAGCAACTTCGGGGCGATTTCCCCCATCCTTTTCACCCCCTCCCCCATTCCGGTCGGCAACATCCGTCCCATGCCCGTGGAGATCACGCCGCCCGCCGCCGCGGCCGCGACCTATGAGGAGGAAATCCGTCAGGCGTTTGGAGCCGGCCTCGGGGCGATCCCGCGCTTCGACCTGATCCTGCTCGGCATGGGCCCGGATGGGCACACGGCCTCCATCTTCCCGGGCGGCCCCATTGTCGCGGTCCAGGACAAACTGGTCGCCGACGCGCCGTCCCCGAGCACCGTCCAGCCCCAGGTGCCCCGGCTGACCTTCACCTTCCCCCTTATAAACGCCGCCAGACGCGTGCTCTTTCTGGTCACGGCCAAGGGCAAGGAACAAGCGCTTCGGCAAGCCCTGACCGACACGCCCGACCCGGCCGTCCCGGCCTCCCTCGCGCGCCCACAGGATGGCGAACTGGTCTGGATGATCGACGAAGCAGGGAGATAG